In Halovivax gelatinilyticus, the following are encoded in one genomic region:
- a CDS encoding GNAT family N-acetyltransferase, which produces MEYRRLDADDIDALVDELWLTFSMEMAELDSYNELGDDVRDHAIEYRQANLDDPDTATFVAERDDDLIGYTVVTYSESPPVFARGPSANIEEVYVSPTHRGEGIANALMDRAESWAQARECSYVQLSVNERNETARAVYRSRGYGVRRFKMDKRLDS; this is translated from the coding sequence ATGGAATACCGACGACTCGACGCGGACGATATCGACGCGTTAGTTGACGAGCTTTGGCTGACGTTCTCCATGGAGATGGCCGAACTGGATTCGTACAACGAACTCGGAGACGACGTTCGCGACCACGCGATCGAGTATCGGCAGGCGAACCTCGACGATCCCGACACAGCGACGTTCGTCGCTGAACGGGACGACGACCTAATCGGGTATACGGTTGTCACGTACAGCGAATCTCCGCCGGTGTTCGCGCGCGGTCCGTCGGCGAACATCGAGGAGGTATACGTTTCGCCTACACATCGCGGTGAGGGCATCGCGAACGCGCTGATGGATCGAGCCGAGTCCTGGGCCCAAGCGCGCGAGTGTTCGTACGTCCAGCTATCGGTCAACGAACGGAACGAGACCGCCCGAGCCGTTTACCGATCTCGCGGTTACGGCGTGCGTCGATTCAAAATGGACAAGCGCCTCGATTCGTAA
- a CDS encoding LLM class flavin-dependent oxidoreductase codes for MQLGTGLFTAQRRPDDDRSSSEIYDEILALTETVEDVGLDSAWVSEHHFAEDEYLSGTLPALAAMAAVTDEIEIGSCVALGPLYDPIHLAEDAATVDLLSAGRTTLGLAIGSNPTEFDVFGVPREERAERLADLVSFLDAAWSDGDLAYDSRFHDVPTDVSITPKPANGSMPVMLGGGAKPAVRRAARTAQGWCAPSSLSIDGVKKRVEDIRAVREREEIDGDFTIYVLQHGWVGDSREDAWERMRDGYLFIQRRYAEIFSGEPVDELSAERKAELKEQAIFGTPEQVTEELQAYRDALGDDIHFIFRTYHPGTPTEEMTDCVTRLGEEVAPNLR; via the coding sequence ATGCAGCTCGGGACCGGCCTCTTCACCGCACAGCGCAGACCTGACGACGATCGATCGTCGAGTGAGATCTACGACGAAATTCTCGCGCTCACCGAGACCGTTGAGGACGTCGGCCTCGACAGCGCGTGGGTTTCAGAACACCACTTCGCAGAAGACGAGTACCTCTCCGGAACCCTGCCGGCACTCGCCGCGATGGCAGCCGTGACCGACGAGATCGAGATCGGCTCGTGCGTCGCGCTCGGGCCGCTCTACGATCCGATTCACCTCGCAGAAGACGCGGCCACCGTCGACTTGCTCTCGGCCGGCCGGACGACGCTCGGTCTGGCGATCGGCTCGAACCCGACCGAGTTCGACGTCTTCGGCGTCCCGCGCGAGGAGCGAGCCGAGCGGCTCGCAGATCTCGTCTCGTTTCTCGACGCCGCCTGGAGCGACGGCGACCTCGCGTATGACTCGAGGTTTCACGATGTCCCGACGGACGTCTCGATCACCCCGAAGCCCGCGAACGGGTCGATGCCGGTAATGCTCGGCGGCGGGGCCAAACCCGCCGTCCGACGCGCCGCTCGAACGGCTCAGGGCTGGTGTGCGCCGTCGTCGCTCTCGATCGACGGCGTGAAAAAGCGCGTCGAAGACATTCGAGCCGTCCGGGAGCGAGAAGAGATAGACGGCGACTTTACGATCTACGTCCTCCAGCACGGCTGGGTGGGCGACTCGCGCGAAGACGCCTGGGAGCGAATGCGAGACGGCTACCTCTTCATCCAGCGTCGCTACGCAGAGATATTCTCGGGCGAACCCGTCGACGAGCTGTCGGCCGAACGCAAAGCGGAACTGAAAGAACAGGCTATCTTCGGGACGCCAGAGCAGGTAACCGAGGAGTTACAGGCCTACCGCGACGCGCTCGGTGACGATATCCACTTCATTTTCAGAACCTACCATCCCGGGACGCCGACTGAAGAGATGACCGACTGCGTCACCCGCCTCGGCGAGGAAGTCGCGCCGAACCTCCGATAG
- a CDS encoding NAD-dependent epimerase/dehydratase family protein, which yields MSDETVLVTGGTGFIGSFVAADLIEHGHDVVAYDLSTDTRVLDKLDITDEVQVVRGDVTDPTDVVRTVRETGTTRIVHLAALLTTTAREIPRAAIDVNITGTNNIFEAARTLDDQVERVAWASSAAVFAPPANYDDGWVKESDLVYPDTLYGATKEYNEHQARVYHEDFGLDHVALRPTVAYGPYRETGGSAFLANIIEKPALGDSFSVEYGDQVIDWQYVRDVAQAFRLAAFADESALSRRVYNVRGQVATIREAAETVQNILPDADIEVSDDGELPWTQKLDMTAIQDDLGYDPAYDLETGFREYINTLRRDEGLETV from the coding sequence ATGTCTGACGAAACCGTACTCGTAACCGGCGGAACCGGCTTCATCGGTTCGTTCGTCGCCGCCGACCTGATCGAACACGGTCACGATGTGGTCGCGTACGATCTCTCGACGGATACGCGCGTTCTCGATAAGCTCGACATCACCGACGAAGTACAGGTCGTTCGCGGTGACGTCACCGATCCGACCGACGTCGTTCGAACGGTTCGCGAGACCGGGACCACTCGAATCGTCCACCTCGCGGCGCTGCTGACGACGACGGCGCGCGAGATTCCGCGGGCCGCGATCGACGTCAACATCACGGGAACGAACAACATCTTCGAGGCCGCCCGCACGCTCGACGATCAGGTCGAACGCGTCGCCTGGGCCTCGTCTGCGGCGGTGTTCGCCCCGCCCGCGAACTACGACGACGGCTGGGTCAAAGAATCGGACCTCGTTTACCCCGATACGCTCTACGGAGCGACCAAGGAGTACAACGAGCACCAGGCGCGCGTGTACCACGAGGACTTCGGGCTGGACCACGTCGCGCTCCGACCGACGGTCGCCTACGGTCCGTACCGAGAAACCGGGGGTTCGGCTTTCCTCGCGAACATCATCGAAAAGCCGGCGCTCGGCGACTCGTTCAGCGTCGAGTACGGAGACCAGGTCATCGACTGGCAGTACGTCAGAGACGTCGCCCAGGCGTTCCGCCTCGCCGCGTTCGCCGACGAATCGGCGCTCTCTCGACGCGTCTACAACGTTCGCGGACAGGTCGCGACCATCAGAGAAGCCGCCGAAACCGTCCAGAATATCCTCCCGGATGCCGACATCGAGGTCAGCGACGACGGCGAACTCCCGTGGACGCAGAAACTCGACATGACCGCGATTCAGGACGACCTCGGCTACGATCCCGCGTACGATCTCGAAACCGGCTTCAGGGAGTACATCAATACCCTGCGCCGTGACGAGGGCCTGGAGACCGTTTGA
- a CDS encoding EthD domain-containing protein has product MYKHVALLSRTADVSHEEFVEKWQAAPLGDAVDGVVRYHEVFPTMAEHAEFDGLAEFFFEDESAYADVVEDRDGLVSAADSSLANVIAAERGMAGEPIVQRDDVDDDTDGLYKHSAFLVRKDDLTHEEFVDHWQNNHTPIAREITGVVKYDTVVPTDPDVQPFDGVAELYFDDIDALYDALGSEGSRDYAAVGEMAEKAREDVDNFLAIDERPRFIGRERLVTDSR; this is encoded by the coding sequence ATGTACAAGCACGTCGCACTGTTGTCGCGCACAGCTGACGTTTCACACGAGGAGTTCGTCGAAAAGTGGCAAGCCGCGCCACTCGGGGACGCAGTCGACGGCGTCGTCCGCTACCACGAAGTGTTCCCCACAATGGCGGAACACGCCGAATTCGACGGGCTCGCGGAATTTTTCTTCGAAGACGAATCCGCCTACGCCGACGTCGTCGAGGATCGTGACGGTCTCGTGAGCGCCGCCGACTCGTCGCTCGCAAACGTCATCGCCGCTGAGCGTGGGATGGCCGGCGAGCCGATCGTCCAGCGCGACGACGTCGACGACGACACAGACGGTCTCTACAAACACTCGGCGTTTCTCGTCAGGAAGGACGACCTCACGCACGAGGAGTTCGTCGATCACTGGCAGAACAACCACACGCCGATCGCACGAGAGATCACCGGCGTCGTCAAGTACGATACCGTCGTGCCAACCGACCCCGACGTGCAGCCGTTCGACGGCGTCGCCGAACTCTACTTCGACGACATCGACGCGCTGTACGACGCGCTCGGGAGCGAGGGGTCGCGCGATTACGCCGCAGTCGGCGAGATGGCCGAGAAGGCCCGAGAAGACGTCGACAACTTCCTCGCGATCGACGAGCGCCCGCGCTTTATCGGACGGGAACGACTCGTCACTGACAGTCGGTGA
- a CDS encoding HD domain-containing protein produces MADHETQVRDAYPELGEIGDVALRDRVVEAWVLGLDRGGWRDIEDIPYAWNIHEVANVDHVRGVTKIAIESATIQREFHGADPDLDVIVAACLLHDVGKCYEYPSFVDDDILDEPDPTYVSEEIPHSISGYALAHEVGCPLSVQRAIPHFLGEVPTRTLEAELVKSANSASSNAITEATMGITLQEWVEQYSQTS; encoded by the coding sequence GTGGCCGATCACGAAACGCAGGTACGAGACGCCTATCCGGAACTCGGCGAAATCGGTGACGTCGCGCTTCGCGATCGAGTCGTCGAGGCGTGGGTGCTGGGTCTCGATCGGGGCGGGTGGCGCGATATCGAGGACATTCCGTACGCCTGGAACATTCACGAAGTTGCCAACGTCGATCACGTTCGCGGGGTAACGAAGATCGCCATCGAATCGGCCACAATTCAGCGAGAGTTCCACGGTGCGGATCCGGATCTCGACGTGATCGTCGCCGCCTGTCTGCTTCACGACGTCGGCAAGTGCTACGAGTACCCGTCGTTCGTCGACGACGACATCCTCGACGAACCGGACCCGACGTACGTCAGCGAGGAGATTCCACACTCGATATCGGGCTATGCTCTGGCTCACGAAGTGGGCTGTCCGCTCTCCGTCCAGCGGGCGATTCCGCACTTTCTCGGCGAGGTGCCAACCCGTACGCTCGAAGCCGAACTCGTAAAGAGCGCGAACTCGGCCTCCTCGAATGCGATCACCGAAGCGACGATGGGGATCACGCTCCAGGAGTGGGTCGAACAGTACTCACAGACTTCCTGA
- a CDS encoding matrixin family metalloprotease gives MRRRQLLGMAAGTIGCGLAGCTLPGEGDRHPFAGKTVGVHVVDDSETDHDVHRNAWDALDFWEDRAPEYVGFRVTFESVSADRADLRIRYVDEPSDCRGVENYSELVLGCAPILRPGSRVSRPVTAIVVASTRPFGKIRITTKHEIGHVLGLYHDDEPQEIMSNRPEARIPSYALRVEIWESTMEANRQAASATKSFNDGVSFWRDGSYELASQSFTTARDEYTSSRRRLERARSSGDEFTADDRVETVDLGRLDELLSQFESRMALGESFADSMRQSAVAAASDDFERAESHRSAANESLEAYRNGPSPELRDVAIALGLVRGFDLDEPMGPVDEDVIES, from the coding sequence ATGCGACGGCGTCAACTGCTCGGTATGGCGGCGGGTACGATCGGATGCGGTCTCGCCGGCTGCACCCTCCCGGGCGAGGGAGACCGCCACCCGTTCGCCGGTAAAACGGTCGGCGTTCACGTCGTCGACGATAGCGAAACTGACCACGACGTCCACCGGAACGCGTGGGACGCCCTCGATTTTTGGGAAGACCGCGCGCCTGAATACGTCGGGTTTCGCGTTACGTTCGAATCGGTGAGCGCCGACCGGGCGGACCTTCGGATTCGGTACGTCGACGAGCCGAGCGACTGCCGCGGCGTCGAGAATTACAGCGAGCTGGTGCTCGGTTGTGCACCGATCCTTCGGCCGGGTTCGCGGGTCAGTCGTCCCGTGACGGCCATCGTCGTCGCGTCGACCCGGCCGTTCGGAAAGATTCGAATTACGACGAAACACGAGATCGGCCACGTACTCGGACTCTATCACGACGACGAACCCCAGGAGATCATGTCGAACCGACCGGAGGCCCGGATCCCCTCGTACGCGCTCCGAGTGGAGATCTGGGAGTCGACGATGGAGGCTAACCGACAGGCTGCGAGCGCGACGAAATCGTTCAACGACGGGGTGTCGTTCTGGCGTGACGGTTCCTACGAACTCGCCTCCCAATCGTTCACGACAGCGCGAGACGAATACACCAGCAGTCGCCGTCGGCTCGAACGGGCCCGTTCGAGCGGGGACGAGTTCACAGCTGACGATCGCGTCGAGACGGTCGACCTCGGTCGACTCGACGAACTCCTCTCCCAGTTCGAATCGCGGATGGCGCTCGGCGAGTCGTTCGCAGACTCGATGAGACAGAGCGCCGTGGCCGCGGCCAGCGACGATTTCGAACGGGCGGAGAGCCATCGATCGGCAGCGAACGAGTCACTCGAAGCGTATCGAAACGGTCCATCACCGGAACTGCGTGACGTCGCGATCGCACTCGGGCTGGTCCGTGGGTTCGACCTGGACGAACCGATGGGACCGGTCGACGAGGACGTGATCGAATCGTGA
- a CDS encoding tryptophanase — translation MVSYRTKVAEPIRLPSRVERERALEAAGYNVFNLASADVYVDLLTDSGTGAMSDAQWAALQRGDESYAGSRSFDRLERAVADVMRFPHVVPAHQGRGAENVLYGSIVEDGDVVLNNTHFDTTRAHVTNQGADPVDCPVSGAREPDADGRFKGNFSTDRAREVVSDVGADVVSTVVLTITNNSAAGQPVSVQNTREVAQFAREIDATFVIDACRFAENAYFVKRDEPGFEDASIADIAREQLGYADAIVMSGKKDGLVNVGGFVATDDESLFDRCKHRAILYEGFPTYGGMAGRDMEALAVGVREAVTESYISGRIDQVRQLGESLAEAGVPVYEPFGGHAVYLDAASLLPHISHESFPGQALVCELYLEGAVRGVELGSFAFPDTDRPELVRLAVPRRTYGAEHFDHVVEAATAVMDRRESVSGLTLASEPPIPELRHFTAELEPVRASAPSTE, via the coding sequence ATGGTCAGTTACCGCACGAAGGTCGCAGAGCCGATTCGACTCCCGTCGCGAGTGGAACGCGAACGGGCCCTCGAAGCGGCCGGATACAACGTCTTCAATCTGGCATCGGCCGACGTCTACGTCGATTTACTTACCGACAGCGGAACCGGTGCGATGAGCGACGCACAGTGGGCGGCCCTTCAACGAGGCGACGAGTCCTACGCTGGCTCGCGTAGCTTCGACAGGCTCGAACGCGCGGTTGCAGACGTGATGCGGTTCCCACACGTCGTTCCAGCCCATCAGGGACGAGGTGCCGAGAACGTCCTGTACGGCTCGATCGTCGAGGACGGCGACGTCGTGTTGAACAACACGCACTTCGACACTACCCGCGCCCACGTTACCAATCAGGGAGCCGATCCCGTCGACTGTCCGGTCTCCGGTGCGCGCGAACCGGACGCTGACGGTCGGTTCAAGGGTAACTTCTCGACCGATCGGGCTAGAGAGGTCGTCTCCGATGTCGGGGCCGACGTCGTTTCGACGGTCGTGTTGACCATCACCAATAATTCCGCGGCCGGACAGCCGGTCAGCGTCCAGAACACCCGCGAGGTAGCTCAGTTCGCACGCGAAATAGATGCGACGTTCGTCATCGACGCGTGTCGGTTCGCCGAGAACGCGTACTTCGTCAAGCGGGACGAACCAGGTTTCGAAGACGCATCGATCGCTGATATCGCTCGTGAACAACTCGGCTACGCGGATGCGATCGTCATGAGCGGGAAGAAAGACGGCCTCGTCAACGTCGGCGGGTTCGTCGCGACCGACGACGAATCACTGTTCGACCGGTGTAAACACCGCGCGATACTCTACGAGGGGTTTCCAACCTACGGCGGCATGGCCGGACGAGACATGGAAGCGCTCGCCGTTGGCGTTCGCGAAGCGGTAACGGAATCGTATATCAGCGGCCGAATCGATCAGGTTCGCCAACTCGGCGAATCGCTCGCCGAAGCGGGTGTACCCGTCTACGAACCGTTCGGCGGACACGCCGTCTACCTCGACGCCGCTTCGTTGCTCCCGCACATTTCACACGAGTCATTTCCGGGCCAAGCGCTCGTCTGCGAACTGTATCTCGAAGGGGCCGTACGCGGCGTCGAACTCGGCAGCTTCGCGTTCCCAGACACGGACCGACCCGAACTCGTTCGGCTCGCCGTTCCGCGCCGAACCTACGGCGCCGAGCATTTCGACCACGTCGTCGAGGCGGCCACCGCGGTCATGGACAGGCGGGAATCGGTCTCCGGACTCACGCTCGCTTCCGAGCCGCCGATCCCTGAACTCAGACACTTCACCGCTGAACTCGAACCGGTCCGCGCGTCGGCCCCGTCGACCGAGTGA
- a CDS encoding M24 family metallopeptidase, with protein MTFYERDYMEGTLGTQAVDWEGRIDTRRLRTERKQRALERLQETELGAMLLVSDPNIRYVTGLAMTGGSGADHYTLLTEGGDVVHWDTADHASNQRANCPWLTDVRYACPGLGNVPRASGSDSARRFLITKMVETVTTAMAEYGVANETLGLDVGNAGLVSGFQDAGVEVDVETANRVMEDARKVKTEDEIECLRMVAAICEAGFQRITETARPGMRETEVWGEAVSELWRHGAFVGGGYLTSGPNTWPKHQANTTDRMIRPGDLVYADMYNIGYLGYRSCYYRTFSMGEPTDAQRDAYEIARENLYDVLERIEPGATTDEIAQGFPDMDGEHADFYEADEHWQMTTNHWAHGLGLQLYEVPLIWRGLSPDHPIEIEEGMTMAVETQEPADRQGVRIEEMVVVRENGVEILSQWPIDEITTIEY; from the coding sequence ATGACCTTCTACGAACGCGACTACATGGAAGGAACCCTCGGCACGCAAGCCGTCGACTGGGAGGGACGGATCGATACCCGGCGGCTTCGGACCGAACGGAAACAGCGCGCGTTAGAACGACTCCAGGAGACCGAACTCGGAGCGATGCTTCTGGTCTCGGATCCGAACATTCGATACGTCACGGGGCTCGCGATGACTGGCGGCAGCGGCGCCGACCACTACACCTTGCTGACCGAAGGCGGCGACGTCGTCCACTGGGACACCGCCGACCACGCTAGCAACCAGCGAGCGAACTGCCCGTGGCTCACGGACGTCAGATACGCCTGTCCCGGCCTCGGAAACGTACCACGAGCGTCCGGGAGCGATTCAGCACGTCGGTTCCTCATCACGAAGATGGTCGAGACGGTGACGACGGCGATGGCCGAGTACGGCGTCGCCAACGAGACGCTCGGACTCGACGTCGGCAACGCCGGCCTCGTTTCGGGCTTCCAAGACGCCGGCGTCGAGGTCGACGTCGAGACCGCAAACCGGGTGATGGAAGACGCACGAAAGGTAAAGACCGAAGACGAAATCGAGTGTCTTCGTATGGTAGCCGCCATCTGCGAGGCCGGCTTCCAGCGCATCACGGAGACGGCCAGACCGGGCATGCGCGAGACGGAGGTCTGGGGCGAGGCCGTCAGCGAACTCTGGCGACACGGCGCGTTCGTCGGCGGAGGTTACCTCACCTCCGGGCCGAACACCTGGCCGAAACACCAGGCGAACACCACCGACCGGATGATCCGCCCCGGCGATCTCGTCTACGCCGACATGTACAACATCGGCTACCTCGGCTACCGCTCGTGTTACTACCGAACGTTCTCCATGGGCGAGCCGACCGACGCGCAACGAGACGCCTACGAGATCGCTCGCGAGAATCTCTACGACGTCCTAGAGCGGATCGAACCCGGCGCCACGACCGACGAGATTGCGCAGGGATTCCCGGACATGGACGGCGAGCACGCGGACTTCTACGAGGCGGACGAACACTGGCAGATGACGACCAACCACTGGGCTCACGGACTCGGCCTCCAGCTGTACGAGGTTCCGCTCATCTGGCGCGGACTCTCACCCGACCACCCGATCGAGATCGAGGAAGGAATGACGATGGCCGTCGAGACCCAGGAGCCGGCCGATCGACAGGGCGTCCGCATCGAGGAGATGGTCGTCGTTCGCGAAAATGGCGTCGAGATCCTGAGCCAGTGGCCGATCGACGAGATCACGACGATCGAGTACTGA
- a CDS encoding DUF1467 domain-containing protein, whose protein sequence is MKRTLFPGPFLIGSIAITAAGVSVADGGALSIRTVPALVLISIGVAGIARLGADRSVDQLERSVTWWWTGAFAAFVPYALVMAPSSETAAAVGGIFGGSVTTAALEAVAGALVLCAVSMSVLYVFARYGIHPGSPTPEERVLND, encoded by the coding sequence ATGAAACGTACACTCTTCCCAGGGCCATTTCTCATCGGATCGATCGCGATCACGGCCGCCGGCGTTAGCGTCGCTGACGGTGGCGCCCTCTCGATTCGAACGGTTCCTGCCCTCGTCTTGATCTCCATCGGGGTGGCCGGTATCGCTCGGCTCGGCGCCGATCGATCCGTCGACCAACTCGAACGTTCCGTAACGTGGTGGTGGACGGGCGCGTTCGCTGCATTCGTCCCTTACGCTCTGGTGATGGCCCCTTCGAGTGAGACGGCGGCCGCCGTCGGGGGTATCTTTGGCGGCTCGGTTACCACCGCAGCCCTAGAAGCCGTCGCCGGTGCACTGGTTCTCTGCGCCGTTTCGATGTCCGTTCTCTACGTGTTCGCCCGATACGGAATCCACCCGGGGAGTCCGACTCCCGAAGAACGCGTGTTGAACGACTAA
- a CDS encoding mechanosensitive ion channel family protein, translating to MVSLQHTLRQEVALQQVEVPEYLQDPVADVAVYLPRILGAIIILLIGWVIGRVAGGIVRRIADGVELDRMVLETPLGRILGGTERAVSGAFGKLAKWFVYALAILAAANALAIQALSEWIAVAVSYLPAFVAGLLVIVLGFVVADFIGDMIERTRAATQTAYTSWFANGARIFLYFTALVIGLDTMGIDVGILYVFAQALAWGLAAAVAIGAGIAFGWGGKDYVSENIDRWMRQTDAITPEDSAAGPDTSTASERHSGPDREPGPSAGDD from the coding sequence ATGGTATCCTTACAACATACCCTCCGTCAAGAAGTGGCACTCCAGCAAGTAGAGGTTCCCGAGTATCTCCAAGATCCTGTCGCCGATGTAGCAGTCTACCTCCCGCGAATACTCGGAGCCATCATCATCCTGCTCATCGGGTGGGTTATCGGGCGCGTAGCCGGCGGTATCGTCCGACGTATCGCCGACGGCGTCGAGCTGGATCGCATGGTCCTCGAAACGCCGCTCGGTCGAATACTGGGTGGCACAGAACGCGCTGTTTCGGGAGCGTTCGGTAAACTGGCAAAGTGGTTCGTCTACGCACTCGCTATCCTCGCGGCAGCGAACGCGCTCGCGATCCAGGCGCTCTCCGAGTGGATCGCCGTCGCAGTGTCGTACCTTCCGGCGTTCGTCGCAGGGTTGCTCGTCATCGTCCTCGGATTCGTCGTCGCTGATTTCATCGGCGACATGATCGAACGGACGCGAGCGGCCACTCAGACGGCGTATACCAGCTGGTTCGCGAACGGCGCTCGGATATTCCTCTACTTTACGGCGCTCGTCATCGGGTTGGACACGATGGGAATCGACGTCGGCATCCTCTACGTCTTCGCCCAGGCACTCGCGTGGGGCCTGGCCGCGGCTGTCGCGATCGGCGCAGGCATCGCATTCGGGTGGGGCGGTAAGGACTACGTCTCGGAGAACATCGATCGCTGGATGCGACAAACCGACGCGATTACGCCGGAAGATAGCGCTGCCGGTCCCGATACATCGACTGCTAGTGAGCGTCACAGCGGTCCCGACCGCGAACCGGGTCCGAGTGCGGGCGACGATTGA
- a CDS encoding thiamine pyrophosphate-binding protein, whose translation MTDTTEAIVETLEALDVEFVFGYPGGRVIEVLDELPDSSVRLIRPRDEREASVMAEMYGRLTQRPGVLAGQGPWVGSLGAIGQMEGRLASSPMVAITEASERGEYSTLAPYQQSRGDYGGLDLPNILDSITKEHWFPRSPTETVRSLQLAFKHAVSGRPGPTAVILDGDVVHEEMPEDPTPPVWNANDQVRTWKGAPAANDLDEAANALSDADRPVIIAGNGVHAAQAYDELEAAAMAYDAAVVTSYLGKSTIAETHELAGGVIGSFSHEGANQLVSDADVLCVVGCRLNPMDTNWQAPGFVRPDEQTIIHADIDTRNAGWVYPADVGLIGDATHALAGLADRAGSDCGGDPDAARQRAAEARSDFSVSACESDDSPIKPQRAVKEIEAIVDAGTIVTADSGNNRFWLLNYLQTPAVRTYFGSGGVGGMGWALPAAVSAAIATDRDVISVAGDGGFSMTMNSVETAVEYGVAPTFVILNDTSLGMVRQMQDEDGDIAGVEFHDTDFVRVAEAFGAVGERVTEPDDFAATLVEAKQRRNRPTVIDVRIDRTEDMAAQLSSSFYDQVGGLHE comes from the coding sequence ATGACCGACACCACGGAGGCGATCGTCGAGACGCTGGAAGCACTCGACGTCGAGTTCGTCTTTGGCTACCCGGGCGGTCGCGTCATCGAGGTGCTCGACGAACTGCCCGACTCGTCGGTCCGACTGATCAGACCGCGCGACGAGCGCGAAGCGAGCGTCATGGCCGAGATGTACGGCCGGCTCACCCAGCGACCGGGCGTGCTCGCTGGACAGGGACCGTGGGTCGGGAGTCTCGGCGCGATCGGGCAAATGGAGGGACGACTCGCCTCTTCACCCATGGTGGCGATCACCGAGGCCTCCGAGCGGGGCGAGTACTCGACGCTCGCGCCGTACCAGCAGTCGCGTGGAGACTACGGCGGGCTCGATCTCCCGAACATCCTGGATTCGATCACGAAAGAACACTGGTTCCCACGCTCTCCGACCGAGACCGTCCGCAGCCTTCAGCTGGCGTTCAAACACGCCGTCTCCGGCCGACCAGGGCCGACGGCCGTGATCTTAGACGGAGACGTCGTTCACGAGGAGATGCCCGAGGATCCGACACCGCCGGTGTGGAACGCGAACGACCAGGTTCGGACGTGGAAGGGAGCGCCGGCGGCGAACGACCTCGACGAGGCCGCGAACGCCCTCTCCGACGCCGATCGACCGGTCATCATCGCGGGTAACGGGGTCCACGCCGCACAGGCGTACGACGAACTCGAAGCCGCCGCGATGGCCTACGACGCCGCCGTCGTCACGTCCTATCTCGGCAAATCGACGATCGCCGAAACGCACGAACTCGCCGGCGGCGTCATCGGTTCCTTTAGCCACGAGGGCGCGAATCAACTCGTCAGCGACGCCGACGTCCTCTGCGTCGTCGGCTGTCGACTCAATCCGATGGACACGAATTGGCAGGCGCCCGGATTCGTCCGGCCGGACGAACAGACGATCATCCACGCCGATATCGATACGCGAAACGCCGGCTGGGTCTACCCCGCTGACGTGGGACTGATCGGAGACGCGACGCACGCGCTCGCCGGTCTGGCCGATCGCGCCGGTTCGGATTGCGGTGGCGACCCGGACGCGGCACGCCAACGCGCCGCCGAAGCGCGTTCGGACTTTTCCGTCTCCGCGTGCGAATCGGACGATTCGCCGATCAAGCCCCAGCGTGCCGTCAAGGAGATCGAAGCCATCGTCGACGCCGGGACGATCGTCACGGCCGATTCGGGGAACAACCGATTCTGGTTGCTCAACTACCTTCAGACGCCGGCCGTCCGAACTTACTTCGGGAGCGGCGGCGTCGGCGGGATGGGGTGGGCCCTACCGGCGGCCGTGAGTGCCGCGATCGCGACCGACCGCGACGTCATCTCCGTCGCGGGCGACGGCGGCTTCTCGATGACGATGAATTCCGTCGAGACGGCCGTCGAGTACGGCGTCGCACCCACGTTCGTCATCTTGAACGACACCAGTCTCGGCATGGTCCGACAGATGCAAGACGAAGACGGCGACATCGCCGGCGTCGAATTCCACGATACGGACTTCGTCCGCGTCGCCGAAGCGTTCGGCGCCGTCGGCGAGCGCGTTACCGAACCCGACGACTTCGCGGCGACGCTCGTCGAGGCCAAGCAGCGACGCAACCGCCCGACGGTGATCGACGTCCGTATCGATCGAACCGAGGACATGGCGGCGCAGCTCTCGTCGTCGTTCTACGACCAGGTCGGCGGGCTTCACGAGTAG